From the genome of Bartonella sp. M0283:
ACGGGAAGATCTGAACCACACCGGCAGCCACAAAATCAACAATTGTCTGGGACAAATTCTGCTTGCGCGCCGCATGGGCAAAACCCGTATCATTGCCGAAACCGGCGCCGGACAACACGGTGTTGCAGCAGCCACCGTATGCGCGCGCTTTGGCCTGCCTTGCGTTGTCTATATGGGCTCGACCGATGTCGAGCGGCAAAAACCCAATGTGTTCCGCATGGAACTTTTAGGTGCCAAGGTCAATGCAGTCAAAGCCGGTAACGGCACATTGAAAGACGCTATGAATGAAGCTTTGCGCGATTGGGTAAGCAATGTACGCGATACCTATTATCTGATCGGCACGGCTGCAGGCCCGCATCCCTATCCGGAAATGGTTCGGGATTTCCAATCCGTCATCGGCAAAGAAGCAAGAGAGCAAATCCTCGAGCGCGAAGGTCGCCTTCCCGATCTGCTGATTGCTGCCGTTGGCGGCGGTTCAAATTCGATCGGCCTGTTCTACCCCTTCCTTGACGATAAAACAGTCAGAATTATCGGCGTTGAAGCAGGTGGCCGTGGCCTTAAAGGGAACGAACATTGCGCTTCGATGACGGCCGGAAGTCCGGGGGTTTTACATGGCAATCGCACTTATCTTATCCAGAATGACGACGGCCAGATTCTGGAAGGCCATTCGATTTCTGCAGGTCTTGATTATCCCGGTGTCGGGCCGGAACATTCGTGGCTAAAAGACAAAGGGCGCGTTGAATATGTGCCAATTCTTGACACAGAAGCATTGGAAGCCTTCCAGCTTTTGACACGTCTTGAAGGCATTATACCGGCACTCGAATCTTCGCATGCTGTTGCGCAAGCCATCAAGGAAGCACCTAAGATGGATAAAGAACAGATTATTATTGTCAATCTTTCCGGTCGTGGCGACAAGGATGTCCACACGGTTGGAACACTTCTTGGCATGAATATGTGAGTTTGAGAGAGCGGCTATGACAACACGTATCAAAGAAACATTTGAAAAAGCCAAGAATAACAATCGTCCGGCTCTTGTGACCTATATGATGGCAGGGGATCCGGATTTTGACACCTCACTTGAAATTATGAAAGCACTTCCGAAAGCCGGTAGCGATGTTATCGAGCTTGGAATGCCGTTTTCCGACCCGATGGCGGATGGTCCGACCATTCAGGCTGCAGGTCTGCGCGCGCTTAAAGCCGGACAGACGCTCAACAAGACGCTGAAACTCGTTAGTGAATTCCGCAAAACCGACCAGACCACGCCAATTGTGTTGATGGGATATTATAATCCGATCTATGTGCATGGGGTGGATCAATTTCTGGTCGATGCCAAAAAAACCGATATTGACGGTTTGATTGTTGTTGATTTGCCGCCGGAAATGGATAACGAACTTTGCTTGCCTGCCGTCAAAGCGGGTATCAATTTCATTCGTCTGGCAACGCCGACAACCGATGATAAGCGGCTGCCGAAAGTACTGGAAAACACCTCCGGTTTTGTCTATTATGTCTCGATGACGGGCATTACCGGCCAAGCCCTGCCCGACACCAATATTGTAGCCAAAGCGGTGGAAAATATTAAAAAACACACGTCTCTACCGATTGCTGTCGGTTTCGGTATCAAAACCGGAGAACAGGCAGCAAAAATTGGTCGCGCTGCTGATGGTGTTGTGGTCGGAAGTGCAATTGTCAACGCCATTGCTTCTACTCTTGATGAAAATGGCCACCCGAAGGGTGATGCGGCAAAAGCGGCAAGTGACCTTGTAAAGCAATTGAGTGCAGGTGTATTGGAAGCCAGGAAAGGCTGAATTGAAGCTTTGCCAACAAACAGGATAAGGTGACATAGATGAACTGGATTACCAATTATGTTCGTCCGAAGATCAACTCGATGTTTGGTCGTCGTGAGATGCCAGAAAATTTATGGGTCAAAGACCCTGCCAGCGGTGAAATGGTATTTCACAAAGATCTGGAAAAAAACCAATATGTCGTTCCAAACTCGGGCTATCACATGCGCATACCTGCAAAAGCCCGTCTGGAAAGCTTTTTTGACGATGGCGCCTATGAACTTCTGGAAAATCCGAAAGTTGTCATTGACCCGCTGAAATTCCGCGATGAAAAGCGCTATATCGACCGTTTGAAAGATTATCGTTCAAAACTCGGTGTTGACGACGATATTATGAATGCACGTGGCACCATTGAAGGTCTTCCTATCATAGCGACCGTACAGGATTTTGCCTTTATGGGTGGCTCGCTTGGCATGGCGGCAGGTGAAGCCATTATCAAGGCATTTGAAACAGCCATTCAGGAAAAACGGCCTTTGGTTCTGTTTGTGGCCTCTGGCGGTGCCCGTATGCAGGAAGGTACACTTTCTCTCATGCAAATGCCACGCACCACTGTTGCGGTCGAGATGATGAAGGATGCAAAGCTTCCTTATATCGTGGTTTTAACCAATCCGACGACTGGTGGTGTTACCGCGTCTTACGCCATGCTGGGTGATGTTCATATAGCAGAACCCGGTGCAATGATCGGTTTTGCCGGTCCCCGCGTAATTGAGCAAACCATTCGCGAAAAGCTGCCGGAAGGTTTCCAGAGCGCCGAATATCTCCTCAAACATGGTATGGTCGATATGGTGGTCTCACGGCTTGAGTTGAAATCGACCATTGCCAAGCTTTTGCGGCTGATGATGAAATTGCCGGCACCTGAACATCATTCTGGCAAACATCACGGTAATAAAGCTGCTTGAAATGAAATGACCGAAAATCGGGTAGACACGCTTATCAATAGCCTTCTCAAGCGCTATCCGAAAGGGTTTGACCTTTCGCTCGATCGTATTTCGCGGCTTTTGGAAAATCTCGGCAATCCACATTTGAAATTGCCGCCAATTATCCATATTGCGGGCACCAATGGAAAAGGGTCAGCGGCAGCAACTTGCCGTGCGCTTCTCGAAAGTGCCGGATACAGTGTTCATCTCCATACATCTCCCCATCTTGTTCATTGGAACGAGCGCTACCGCTTGGGGGGAAAAGGTGGCGGCAAATTTGTTGATGATGACACTCTTGCCGATGCAATAGAACGGGTCACAAAAGCCAATCGGAACCAACCGATTACGGTTTTCGAATTGCTGACGGCTGTTGCCTTTCTGCTTTTTTCCGAACATCCGGCCGATGCTGTCATTCTTGAAGTGGGGCTGGGCGGGCGTTTCGACGCAACCAATGTCATTCAAAAGCCGGCTGTTTCTCTTATCATGCCGATATCGCTCGATCATGTTGCTTTGCTCGGCAATACGGTTGAAAAAATTGCTTTCGAAAAGGGGGGCATTATCAAAGAAGGTGTCCCGCTTGTTATCGGCAAGCAGGAAAGCGATGGTGCTGTCGACGTTTTGACAAACATTGCGCAAAAACGCCATGCTCCTTTCGTCATTTATGGTCAGGATTTTCAGGCCTATAATGACCATGGGCATATGGTTTTCCAAAACGAAGAGGGCCTTAAAGAACTTCCGCTCCCCTCTCTTCGCGGTGACCATCAAATCAGCAATGCAGCGAGCGCCATTGAAGCTGTACTCCACGCCGGTTTCAAATTGACCGATCAGGATATTGCCAAAGCTATGGAAAATATTGTCTGGCCCGCGCGAATGCAGCGCATCAAAAGCGGCAAACTCATTGATTCTTTACCGAAAACGATGACCGTTTTTCTCGATGGCGGGCATAATCCGGCAGGCGCGAAAGTCATTGCGCAAGAAATCAGGCATTGGAAAGAAAAAGGAGTGGGACCGGTGACGATGGTCGCCGGTATGATCAATACAAAAGATTCGTTCCACTATTTCAAAGAACTCGAAGGGCTTGTCGACAAAGTTTACACTGTACCGGTCTTATCAAGCGATAGCGGTGTAGCGCCTGAAGAACTGGCAAAAGTTGTCCGTTCAGCCGGTTTGGAAGCTGAAACCACGACATCTATTGAAGACGCTTTCCAGAAAATTTCCGGTCTCACACCTCAAAGAACCATTCTTGTTGCGGGTTCACTTTATATGTCCGGTGACTTTTTGAAGAAAAATGGGACACCACCGGAATAAAACGATTGTTAATCTCTTCAACATTTAATGAGAATAGTTCAAAAGACTTGCGTTCGGACCAAAACAAGCTAAACCATATAAAGGCAAAGATTGAAAATTTTTGAGGAGTGCACCCTATGACGCTCAGTACCGAACTTTATCAATACCCGAAACTCATTACCGTTTTTGGTGGTTCCGGTTTTGTCGGTCGCCATGTGGTCGAAACATTGACAAAACGTGGCTATCGGGTTCGCATTGCTGTGCGTCGGCCTGAAGTTGCCTATTACATGTTGCAAATTGGTGAAGTTGGCCAAACCCAAATGTTGAAGACCAATGTGCGTAACCGTGAATCTGTTGCGCGTGCGCTGATTGATGCCGATTCAGCTGTTTTTCTGCCCGGCCTTCTTTATTCGCAAGGCAAAAACAATTACAAAAATGTGCAGGTTGAAGGTGCAAAAAATGTTGCCGAACTTGCAGCAAGTGCCGGTATTCCTCTCATTCATATGTCGGCCTTGAATGCCGATATCAATTCCAACCTATCCTATCCGAAAACCAAAGCACTTGGTGAACAGGCTGTTCAAAAAGCCCATAAAGGTGCCATCATCATGCGGCCCTCGGTCATTTTCGGTCAGGAAGATTCTTTCTTTAACAAACTCGCCGATATGTCGCGCTTTACGTGGATGTTGCCGATGTTCGGCGGTGGCGAGACAAAATTGCAACCGGTTTATGTCGGCGATATTGCCAATTTCGTTGTCGCGGCAATTGAAGGACATGTTCCTACAGGCAAAATTTATGAACTGGGCGGCAAAGAAGTTATAACCTATCGGCATGCTATTGAAGAAATGCTCAAAGTTATCATGCGGAAAAAAGCGCTGGTTTCCGTGCCCTTCGGAATTGGAAGCCTTATCGGCGGAATTTTTGGGCTCCTTGGAAAAATTCCGATGATTCCGACAGTGACAACCTCCGAGCAGATCAAAATGCTCAAAAAAGATTGCATTGTTTCTGAAGAAGCAAAGCTTGAAGGCCGGACACTGGAAGGCGTCGGCATTACTCCAAGAGCGATGGAGGCTGTTTTGCCTTCCTATTTGTGGCGCTTCCGTCCTCATGGTCAATTTGCCAAAAATACGAAGAATTACAGAAAAGATGTAAAGATCTGAATTTTTCGGTTTGGAATGCACAAATAGAACGGGCGCTGATAAAATAGCGCCCTTTATTTTTCATCGTCTATTCATCTAGACTTTGCAAATTGCTCGCAATCTATCATTCTGATTTATTTCATTTCAATGGTAGGATTTCTGTCGTTTTAATAATATGCTTTCTACCGTTTTAATAATACGGGTTCTGTTGTTTCAATAAGTCGCTTTTCTTATCGGATATTTTGACGCCATTCATCGAACTGTCGAGCTATGAAATCTTGCGCCAATCTTAGAAATTATGCACAAAAAAAATTTCTTTTTCTAAACTTGTGGTTGTTTTTATTGGTTACAGTTGAAAAATTTGCTCACCAATTTTTTTACTTTTTCTTCTTATCGCTTTTCCATTGTTGCATCTGTTGCATATCTGCAAAATCTTTGACGATTTTTAACAAACTATTAACTATTTTTAGAGCGGCGCGATTTGGACTGTGCTATATAGACACACATTGAGGGTTCTGGAGTTAAACCATGAAAAAATTGTGTTCATTATTTATCGTTTTGATGTTCGCATTCTCGACAGTTGCTTGTACGCAGAATGAAAAAACAGTTGCCAAGTGGGGTGCCGGTGGTGCTGCTCTTGGTGCTTTGGGTGGCGCTGCATTCGGTCACGGTGGCAAAGCTGTTGCCGCTGGTGCTGCTGTCGGTGCCGTTGCTGGTGGCCTGATCGGCTATTCACGCACCAAGAATCACGTTCGTTACTGCCATTATCGCGATCGTAACGGCAAAGTATTCGAAGCACGTTGCAAATAATTTCAATTTTGTTTGATTTGGAAAGGCACGTAAATATTTTACGTGCCTTTCTTTTTTTCAAATTTTCTGATTCTTTAAACAGCTTAGTAAACTATACGTTCTTAGTGCCTGCGGCTTTCATTCAAGAACCGAATCCCATGAACATGCTCGCTCGACAGCCTTTCGCCAACCGGCATAGCGTTTTTCCTGTTTTGCTACATCTTTGGAAGGCTTGAAGACACGTTCTATTGTTGCAACCTTCCGCAATTCATCCAAACTCGACCAATAGCCGACTGCAAGACCGGCAAGATAAGCCGAGCCGAATGCTGTCACTTCCAATATATGCGGGCGCTCGACCGGTTTTTGCAAAATATCGGATTGGAACTGCATAAGAAAGTTATTGGCAACAGCGCCGCCATCAACACGCAATGTCTTCAGATCTGTCTGTGCATCTGCCAACATAGCGGTAAGAACATCTTTTGTCTGATAGGCAATTGATTCCAGCGTTGCGCGGGTAATATGGTTGCGGTTGACGCCCCTTGTCAGGCCTAAAATGGCACCACGGGCAAACGGGTCCCAATAAGGCGCGCCAAGGCCGGTAAATGCGGGCACCACATAAACGCCATTCGAAGTACCAACTTTTTCGGCAAAATATTCGGAATCTTCAGAATCAGTGAAAAACTTCAATTCATCACGAAGCCACTGGATGGCAGCACCTGCCACAAAGATCGACCCTTCCAAAGCATAAGCAGGTTTGCCTTTTGCATCACAACAAAGCGTTGTGACCAGACCATGGGTTGATTTAACCGCTTTTTTGCCGGTATTCATCAGCATAAAACAACCGGTACCGTAAGTGTTTTTGGCCTGCCCCTCTTCAACACAGATATGACCGAACAATGCTGCCTGCTGGTCACCGGCTGCTCCGGCAATCGGAATACGTGTACCACCGCGTCCGCCAATATTGGTTTGACCGTAGATTTCGGATGATGCTTTGACTTCCGGCAACATGGAACGGGGAATATTCAATGCTTTGAGCATTGTTTCGTCCCAGTCCAGTTTATGGATATTGAAAAGCATAGTGCGCGAAGCATTGGTATATTCGGTAACGTGAACGCGCCCTTGCGTCATATTCCATATAAGCCACGTATCAATCGTGCCAAAAAGCAGTTCGCCATTATCGGCTTTCTGCCTTGCACCTTCTACATTTTCCAATATCCAGGCGATTTTTGTTCCTGAAAAATAAGGATCGATGACAAGACCGGTATTTTCCCGGATATAATCCTCGAGCCCTTCTTTTTTCAGTCGTGCACAGATATCTGTGGTACGCCGACACTGCCAGACAATGGCATTATAAACCGGTTTGCCGGTTGCTTTTTCCCAAACAACAGTCGTTTCCCGCTGATTGGTAATTCCGATTGCCGCAATTTCATCTGAACTAATGCCCGCTTTTGCCAGAGCTTCTGTCAAAGTTGAACTTTGTGTTGCCCATATTTCGCGTGCGTCATGTTCAACCCAGCCGGGATGGGGATATATCTGGGTAAATTCACGTTGAGCGACACTGACGATGTTGGCATCATGATCAAGCACCAAAGTGCGCGAACTGGTCGTACCTTGATCGAATGCGACTATATATTTCTTTTCGGCCATAAAAGCCTCCCTGTCCTATAGAAAAATGACCAATTATTTTGCTAATTATTTTGCCAATTATCGTGATTGTCTGCGGGCAAGAGGCTCGCCGATCAGTTTCGTATAGAAGGCAGCTCCCACGCATCCTCCGATGACGGGCGCAATAAGCGGAACGAGAAAATACGGAATTTCCCTATTGCCTGTCATAACGCCATTGCCCCAACCGGCGAAATAGGCAAAGAGTCGAGGCCCAAAATCACGTGCGGCATTCATTGCAAATCCCGTCAGCGGACCGAAAGCCCCCCCAATGACGGCAACCAGAACCCCGACAAGAAACGCAACCAGCGCACCACGCGGCAAACCATTGCCATCATCACTCAAACCTAAAATCACGGCTACCAGAACAGCGGTGATAAAAAATTCTGTCATAAAGGCTTGCGGGAGAGAGATGTGTGGATTTGGAAAAGTGGTAAAAACACCGGCTGTATCAAGTGTTTTTGCCGAGAAGAGATTATAGTAAAGTCCATAGACAACGGCGGCTGCGGCAAACGCACCCAAAAATTGCGAAATGATATAAGGCAATATTTTTTGTTTTGGAAATTTTGCAAAGAAAGCCAGTGCAAAAGTGACCGAAGGATTGAGGTGAGCCCCCGAAACACCCCCTGTCAGATAGGCTGCAAGTGCGACAGCCAACCCCCAAATAATGCTGATTTCCCATTGTCCGTAAGCGGCGCCGGCCAATTTTAATCCTGCAACGCACCCCATTCCGAGGGCCAGAAATAAAAATGTGCCGGCAAATTCCGCAACGCATTCATCACGTAAAGTATTCACATCAGACATGTTTCCTCCAGTGGTTTGCTGCCTGACCCGCTTTACTTCATTGGACGGCGAACCCTTTAACTGCTTTTATGTTTTTCAAGGTATTGTCTTAAAGCTTCTTTTTCTTCGTCATTAAAATAGAGGCCAAGTTTCGAGCGACGCCACAAGACATCGTCGACATCCTTTGCCCATTCTTCACGCATCATCCATTGAACCTCGGCCTCATAAAGGCCGTGGCCAAAATGTTGCCCCTTGTCTTTTTTGCCATTGTCAAAAATTTCCAGGGCTTCGGTGCCATAATTTCTTGCCAGACGGCGATGGGTTTTTGCATCAAGATCCGGCAAAATACTGGCAACTCTCGCTTCCATGACTGAAAGCGAATCATGCGGAAAATCGCCACCCGGCAGGCTGACTTCGGCAGTCCATGCAGGTTTGCGTTTTCCCAAAGCTTTTTCGATAAAGACGAGAGCGTCTTCCGACAATTTACGGAACGTGGTGATTTTCCCGCCAAATGCATTCAGCATGACAGCACCATCATTTTCCCGCATTTCTTTCAAAACATAGTCGCGCGTTGCTTCCTGTGCTTTTGAAGCACCATCGTCATAAAGCGGGCGAACACCCGAATAAGCCCAGACGATAGAGTCGCGTAAAACCGGTTTTGTGAAATATTCGCTTGCAGCCGAACAGATATAATCAATCTCTTCGTCACTAATATGAACCTTCGCCGGATCACCTTTATAATCGCAGTCGGTTGTTCCAATCAGCGTAAAATCTTCCTGATAAGGAATGGCGAAAACAATCCGTCCATCCTTGTTCTGAAAAATAAAAGCGCGGTCATGTTGATAAAGTTTTGGCACAACAATGTGGGACCCTTTAACCAGACGAACCGGCGGGTGGCCTTTAAAGCCCAAAGCATCCTGCAAAACGTGATTAATCCATGGGCCCGCCATATTTGCAAGATAATCGGCTGTGACTGTCCACTCTTCACCATTCAATTTGTTTTTAAGACCGATTTTCCATTTCTTGCCATCGGCTTTAAGCGAGACAACTTCGGTGCGCACCATAATATCTGCACCAAGCCTTGCCGCATGACGGGCATTGGCAACAACCAGACGTGCATCGTCAACACGGGCATCCGAATATTCGAAACCTTTGACGAAACCCGGTTTCAGAGATTCACTATATTCTTTGGTAAGATCAAGAACCTTGGTCCGCCAAAGCTCCTGATGACGACTTCCCAGATGATCATAAATGAATAAGCCCAAACGCAGCATCCATGCGGGACGCAACCCCTTATTATAAGGCAATATAAAACGCAAAGGACGAACAAGATGAGGTGCCATATGCCAGATCACCTCGCGTTCCATCAATGCTTCTCTGACCAGACGGAAGGCATATTGTTCGAGATAGCGCAAACCACCATGAATAAGCTTGGTAGAGGCACTGGACGTACCTGACGCAAGATCATTCATTTCCGCCAGACCGACGGAATAGCCACGGCCAACAGCATCGCGGGCGACACCACAACCGTTGACGCCACCACCTATAACAAAAAGATCATAGTGTTTTTCTTTTTTCATTTAATCGACTTTCGACAAGGATGGTTTTTGTTTTTTAAAAGATAGAATATGGAAGAAAACAAATGTCAACTGTAAAGCGAAAAAATCACCACATGCGCCAGGTCAGAAGAAATCCATCGTTGATCGGGATCAAAAAACGAAAATTTAATGTCGTGAAAATGCTTTTTATCAACTTCCGGTTTTATACGGTTTTGTAATTTCTTCCATAAGGGTCAACAAATTCGGGAGAAACCTGCTCTTCTATCGAATAAAAATTATGAGCCTTAAAGAATTAAAGGAAGCGCATTTCCCTTTCTATCGAACGGAAAAATCCCTCCCAACAAATAAGGGCCCAAAAACTGTAATGACGGTTTAACGGCTTTTTCAAATCGACCCAAAAAAGTCCGGTGCCAAAATTTATAGTGCCAAAAAATTCCAGAGCTAAAAAATTCTGGAGAATCGTATTTTAATCTGGAATATGGATGACGATCCCCGATAGAAAAGCCTCGATTTTTTAGTGACGCAAGAAACACATATTGATCAGGAACGATTATGAGCCGTGTCTCGGCCATTTCTAGCTCCGATCACCTGAAGCGCAGAAAACGTCTATTCGCTTTCAACCGGCGATATCAAGACAAAGCGTTCCGTTTTTTAAAGTACTCGTTATTTTTATGAAAAAGACAAAATCTGTTTTCGGTCGGGAGGGGCATATTTGGCTCGAAAATATTTCAAAAATAACACTATTAAAGGCTATTTTTATATTCGAATATCAAAAATTCGAAAGAGAATAGCCGGTTTTATACGACTAGTTTCTTTCGACATCGACCGATAAAATGAAGGGGCAAATAAGCTTCGCCCCTCACTTTTTTATAGAAATTCTTCTCTCGACCCTTAAGATCAAGAAAAATTACTGGCGCAATGTCGCTCCGGTCGATTTCGCAACATTATCGATAATTTTTTTCGCCAGAGCTTCAATATCTTCATCTGTCAAAGTGCGTTCATGCGGCTGGATTGCCACTTCGATCGCAATCGATTTCTTGTCTTCACCAAGGCTCGCCCCCTCGAAGACATCAAATATCTCGACAGATTGGATAAGCTTTTTATCGGCACCGCTTGCCGCACGAATGACCGTGGCAGCATTCACAGATTTATCCATAACAAAAGCAAAATCGCGCCGTATCATCTGATATGGCGACAGCACCAAAGGCGGGCGTGTTTTGGTTGCCTTCTTGCGCGGTTCGGGAATACGGTCAATATAGACTTCAAAACCGCACAATGGTCCTGTTACATCGAGTTCCTCAAGCGTATCGGGGTGGAATTCGCCAAAGGTACCAAGAATAATCTTCGGTCCCAATTTGATAACGCCCGAACGCCCCGGATGATACCATTCAGGCGCACCCGCTTCTATCTGCACCTTTGAAGCATCAAGCCCGCAAGCGTCGAGCACACAAAGTGCATC
Proteins encoded in this window:
- the trpA gene encoding tryptophan synthase subunit alpha — protein: MTTRIKETFEKAKNNNRPALVTYMMAGDPDFDTSLEIMKALPKAGSDVIELGMPFSDPMADGPTIQAAGLRALKAGQTLNKTLKLVSEFRKTDQTTPIVLMGYYNPIYVHGVDQFLVDAKKTDIDGLIVVDLPPEMDNELCLPAVKAGINFIRLATPTTDDKRLPKVLENTSGFVYYVSMTGITGQALPDTNIVAKAVENIKKHTSLPIAVGFGIKTGEQAAKIGRAADGVVVGSAIVNAIASTLDENGHPKGDAAKAASDLVKQLSAGVLEARKG
- a CDS encoding complex I NDUFA9 subunit family protein; this encodes MTLSTELYQYPKLITVFGGSGFVGRHVVETLTKRGYRVRIAVRRPEVAYYMLQIGEVGQTQMLKTNVRNRESVARALIDADSAVFLPGLLYSQGKNNYKNVQVEGAKNVAELAASAGIPLIHMSALNADINSNLSYPKTKALGEQAVQKAHKGAIIMRPSVIFGQEDSFFNKLADMSRFTWMLPMFGGGETKLQPVYVGDIANFVVAAIEGHVPTGKIYELGGKEVITYRHAIEEMLKVIMRKKALVSVPFGIGSLIGGIFGLLGKIPMIPTVTTSEQIKMLKKDCIVSEEAKLEGRTLEGVGITPRAMEAVLPSYLWRFRPHGQFAKNTKNYRKDVKI
- the trpB gene encoding tryptophan synthase subunit beta; amino-acid sequence: MFGIYGGRFVAETLMPLILELEKAYNEAKDDPAFNIELKNLSTNYAGRPSKLYYAERLSKHLGGAKIYLKREDLNHTGSHKINNCLGQILLARRMGKTRIIAETGAGQHGVAAATVCARFGLPCVVYMGSTDVERQKPNVFRMELLGAKVNAVKAGNGTLKDAMNEALRDWVSNVRDTYYLIGTAAGPHPYPEMVRDFQSVIGKEAREQILEREGRLPDLLIAAVGGGSNSIGLFYPFLDDKTVRIIGVEAGGRGLKGNEHCASMTAGSPGVLHGNRTYLIQNDDGQILEGHSISAGLDYPGVGPEHSWLKDKGRVEYVPILDTEALEAFQLLTRLEGIIPALESSHAVAQAIKEAPKMDKEQIIIVNLSGRGDKDVHTVGTLLGMNM
- a CDS encoding folylpolyglutamate synthase/dihydrofolate synthase family protein encodes the protein MTENRVDTLINSLLKRYPKGFDLSLDRISRLLENLGNPHLKLPPIIHIAGTNGKGSAAATCRALLESAGYSVHLHTSPHLVHWNERYRLGGKGGGKFVDDDTLADAIERVTKANRNQPITVFELLTAVAFLLFSEHPADAVILEVGLGGRFDATNVIQKPAVSLIMPISLDHVALLGNTVEKIAFEKGGIIKEGVPLVIGKQESDGAVDVLTNIAQKRHAPFVIYGQDFQAYNDHGHMVFQNEEGLKELPLPSLRGDHQISNAASAIEAVLHAGFKLTDQDIAKAMENIVWPARMQRIKSGKLIDSLPKTMTVFLDGGHNPAGAKVIAQEIRHWKEKGVGPVTMVAGMINTKDSFHYFKELEGLVDKVYTVPVLSSDSGVAPEELAKVVRSAGLEAETTTSIEDAFQKISGLTPQRTILVAGSLYMSGDFLKKNGTPPE
- the glpK gene encoding glycerol kinase GlpK: MAEKKYIVAFDQGTTSSRTLVLDHDANIVSVAQREFTQIYPHPGWVEHDAREIWATQSSTLTEALAKAGISSDEIAAIGITNQRETTVVWEKATGKPVYNAIVWQCRRTTDICARLKKEGLEDYIRENTGLVIDPYFSGTKIAWILENVEGARQKADNGELLFGTIDTWLIWNMTQGRVHVTEYTNASRTMLFNIHKLDWDETMLKALNIPRSMLPEVKASSEIYGQTNIGGRGGTRIPIAGAAGDQQAALFGHICVEEGQAKNTYGTGCFMLMNTGKKAVKSTHGLVTTLCCDAKGKPAYALEGSIFVAGAAIQWLRDELKFFTDSEDSEYFAEKVGTSNGVYVVPAFTGLGAPYWDPFARGAILGLTRGVNRNHITRATLESIAYQTKDVLTAMLADAQTDLKTLRVDGGAVANNFLMQFQSDILQKPVERPHILEVTAFGSAYLAGLAVGYWSSLDELRKVATIERVFKPSKDVAKQEKRYAGWRKAVERACSWDSVLE
- a CDS encoding MIP/aquaporin family protein; translated protein: MSDVNTLRDECVAEFAGTFLFLALGMGCVAGLKLAGAAYGQWEISIIWGLAVALAAYLTGGVSGAHLNPSVTFALAFFAKFPKQKILPYIISQFLGAFAAAAVVYGLYYNLFSAKTLDTAGVFTTFPNPHISLPQAFMTEFFITAVLVAVILGLSDDGNGLPRGALVAFLVGVLVAVIGGAFGPLTGFAMNAARDFGPRLFAYFAGWGNGVMTGNREIPYFLVPLIAPVIGGCVGAAFYTKLIGEPLARRQSR
- the glpD gene encoding glycerol-3-phosphate dehydrogenase translates to MKKEKHYDLFVIGGGVNGCGVARDAVGRGYSVGLAEMNDLASGTSSASTKLIHGGLRYLEQYAFRLVREALMEREVIWHMAPHLVRPLRFILPYNKGLRPAWMLRLGLFIYDHLGSRHQELWRTKVLDLTKEYSESLKPGFVKGFEYSDARVDDARLVVANARHAARLGADIMVRTEVVSLKADGKKWKIGLKNKLNGEEWTVTADYLANMAGPWINHVLQDALGFKGHPPVRLVKGSHIVVPKLYQHDRAFIFQNKDGRIVFAIPYQEDFTLIGTTDCDYKGDPAKVHISDEEIDYICSAASEYFTKPVLRDSIVWAYSGVRPLYDDGASKAQEATRDYVLKEMRENDGAVMLNAFGGKITTFRKLSEDALVFIEKALGKRKPAWTAEVSLPGGDFPHDSLSVMEARVASILPDLDAKTHRRLARNYGTEALEIFDNGKKDKGQHFGHGLYEAEVQWMMREEWAKDVDDVLWRRSKLGLYFNDEEKEALRQYLEKHKSS
- the accD gene encoding acetyl-CoA carboxylase, carboxyltransferase subunit beta; the encoded protein is MNWITNYVRPKINSMFGRREMPENLWVKDPASGEMVFHKDLEKNQYVVPNSGYHMRIPAKARLESFFDDGAYELLENPKVVIDPLKFRDEKRYIDRLKDYRSKLGVDDDIMNARGTIEGLPIIATVQDFAFMGGSLGMAAGEAIIKAFETAIQEKRPLVLFVASGGARMQEGTLSLMQMPRTTVAVEMMKDAKLPYIVVLTNPTTGGVTASYAMLGDVHIAEPGAMIGFAGPRVIEQTIREKLPEGFQSAEYLLKHGMVDMVVSRLELKSTIAKLLRLMMKLPAPEHHSGKHHGNKAA